AATGATGTAAGTTtagcaatttaaaaaaaaatcttggaaTAAAAATCATGTTCATTGCAAAGAGATATAAAGAGtgtagaaaaaataaattaataaattaccATGGCTCAGGCATTTTTTCGAGTGACCCATGTTCAAAGCACTGGAAAGTTCCATATGTATTCTTGACACTTTTGTGGCAATACGGGCACGACTTGTACCACCATCCTTTGGTCAAATCGTAATCGACAATTGTTGCTTGGCATACGAAACTTGTATTCTGATATGATATTAAATTTTCAAATACAAAAAACATTTAAGAATAAACTCCCAAACATGACACTTGTACCTTAGTATATGCATTTCCACCCAAATTATAAAACAGAATTCATATTTTGGACATGAGGTAACATTTTGGAGAATGTACATTGAATCATGAAAGATAAGTTGTATAATTTTTTGCACAAAAGCttataaatgaacaaagaaacaaacaacACGACACTTTGTATGCACAACACAGTATAGATTAAGAAACAATTTGTCATTTCCAAATGACAACAAACAATCAATTGGAAAGCAGTTGTAAAATAAAATCGACAAAACATGAGACGATTTAGTGATAATGGATTGACCTTGTTTAATGCCGGATCAAGAAGAAGCAGTTGTTCAATTGTCTTCTGTTCAGAATCAGCTATAACAGCACCCTTTCCATACTTTTCAGCAGAAGTTTGTAGAATTTCAATGGGTGTTTTGAGGTGTTCAAACctgattttcacattttttggTTCAAGAATATAGATggtaaaaacataaacaaaaaaaaaacattaaataaGATTTGTTCACCTACTGTTGTTTATATTCTGAAAGTTGTGGGATATCAGGATTGAAAATACAAACTGTTGAGCCTGTGCTCCCCAAAACAGGTTTTCCTATAAATAGAAAGATAACAATTATCAATACAAAAGTAAAGTGATCACATATAGATTTTGTTAAGGTATAACCTTTGTATTTCTTCACTTTGAGTGAAGTCAAAACAATGAAGAGAGGCGACGAAAGTGACTGCAATGCATCGTCTTGAAAACTTGTTGCAGTTTCTGCCCATAGTGTTACTGTAACTTGTTCACCTCTACAATTATAAAATAAAGTCAGAACtttctatgtaatttttatatgaCTATATTTGTATAAATATGCAATAACAGTGTATGAGTAGTATGGTTCACCTAGTATTTTGAAGTTTGAGGTCTCGCTTTTTCTCAACTCTAATATTTTGCACAGTGATTTCCTCAATCGGTTGTAAAGCCATCAAACAACCAAAAACATCTATGTATGATATAGTTATAAGAACCAGTTTAAGCTAAATTAAGTTAAAAACTAAGaataataattttagagtaGTGGCAATAGTCAAAATTAGACGCTTTACCTGTAAGGTTTACATCTCTATCGACTTTCTTGTGAAGCTCATcaaattcaattaaattaaaccaatGCATCGGGATCAGTTGATTTGGTTTCTCAACTGGGACTATGGTAGTGTTTTTGTTCAACTCAACCATGGCATAATGAGGGACAATTTTGTTTGACTTTCTGTTATTGATAAGACGAAATTTATCTATCTCGTACACGAACCCAACTTTTAGACGGTCCAAAAAGAATTGGATGTCCCAGGGTTTCATGGTCGCCTGAATTGCATGTCCCTTTTAGAgaggaaaaacaaaattaaattaatcattAAAGTAGTAAATAAGCTCGTGAACAAATTATCATTTCCAAACTGCCATGAGAGTTTACTAATCATAAATCTATGTAGAAGttgaaattcaatccaaaatAAACATTAAGCACATCATCAAAAAACCAACAGCACAACTACGCTATTGAAAAATGCCTATTTCACAAAAcatttaatgaatattttactTCAGAAATTTCTGCAAACCACAATTGAACACAAAAAAGATGGAATGTTAATCAATGAGAAGGAAAAATCGAATTAATACTGAAAGTATGATAGATGCATTTCGACAAATATAAAACTGTGTCTATATAACAATGAGAAAAATGTGTAAAGATGTAACCTCTTTGTCAACAAAGACACAATCCAAACTTGCAGGTTGACGATCAGCTCCAATATTTTTTGTCACCCAAATTCTGCATATCCTAATTTGTAGTTTTCTTGTTGGCTTGTATGGTAACAAAAGACGAACTGGCATATGCTCCATCAATCTATATAAAGTAAATTTAGAAGCAAATAAAATCCTCAAAATCGTGCAACACACATGAAACAAAGAATACATTAGAATTTTGAAAAATAgacaaaaagagaaagaaaaaaatgaatggacaaacacaaatcaacacaccTTCATgtaaacaattcaaaacatcttTATAAACAATGTTTTTTGTGTATCCATAAGGCATATCACTATCATGAGCAATCACAATTTTAAGACCTTGTTTTGAGGTGACCCTAGACAATGCAACGTAGAGCTGTCCATGAGAAAAAACTGTTTGAGATAGAAATAACCCAACAATCTTCAAAGATTGTCCTTGACTCTTAttaattgtcattgcataacaAATTCTAAGAGGAAATTGTCTTCGCCGCAAAGTAAACGGATATTTATTTTCTGATGACTCCGTAATGATTCTTGGAATGTAAACTTTGTCACCAATTTTGCTACCCGTTATGATCTTTGCTTCCACAATTCTATCAGTTAACTGCATCACCACCAACCTTGTCCCGTTACACAATCCACAACTTTGATTTAAATTCCTAAGCAACATTACT
This genomic interval from Malus domestica chromosome 05, GDT2T_hap1 contains the following:
- the LOC114819823 gene encoding replication protein A 70 kDa DNA-binding subunit B-like; protein product: MKPWDIQFFLDRLKVGFVYEIDKFRLINNRKSNKIVPHYAMVELNKNTTIVPVEKPNQLIPMHWFNLIEFDELHKKVDRDVNLTDVFGCLMALQPIEEITVQNIRVEKKRDLKLQNTRGEQVTVTLWAETATSFQDDALQSLSSPLFIVLTSLKVKKYKGKPVLGSTGSTVCIFNPDIPQLSEYKQQFEHLKTPIEILQTSAEKYGKGAVIADSEQKTIEQLLLLDPALNKNTSFVCQATIVDYDLTKGWWYKSCPYCHKSVKNTYGTFQCFEHGSLEKMPEPWFKMNFIVDDATNQFNFLVIGRTAEKLLGISCHSLVIEEGYDDSSVLPPHLQKLVGSTKKFQVRFGNQNNEFGNTDFVVHGIIEEEALVHPKLSSIVPRTPATNTGKQVIDAATPIPITTLESQIRQIKSVATNKNVKRTLFVENETSKTHSKHDEGSQPLSTNSTRISAEISNLVVPKVEPADKTPISTLRSRSQAKKIKDSVGDVHSQKK